The proteins below are encoded in one region of Elusimicrobiota bacterium:
- a CDS encoding class III extradiol dioxygenase subunit beta, producing MAKLIGGVGTSHVPSIGAAIDHDKTADPYWKPLFDGVAPAQKWIENVRPDIAIVVYNDHASRFGVDMTPTFAIGVADQFLPHDEGYGPRPVPVCEGDPAFAWHLVESLVLKEAFDIAIVSDMTVDHGLTVPLSLMFGQPDAWPCRIIPLCVNVIQYPQPTARRCLELGKALRRAIDSYGEKDLKIAVFGTGGMSHQLQGERAGLINADYDREWLEKMESSPEALAEVGHSELLREAGSEGLEIIMWLVMRGALDREVRRIHRFYHVPASNTAYGLLVLENA from the coding sequence ATGGCTAAGTTGATCGGCGGCGTAGGCACATCTCATGTACCGTCAATCGGCGCAGCCATCGATCATGACAAGACGGCCGACCCTTACTGGAAACCGCTTTTTGACGGCGTGGCGCCAGCGCAGAAATGGATTGAGAATGTAAGGCCCGATATCGCAATCGTGGTTTACAACGATCACGCGTCGCGGTTTGGCGTTGACATGACGCCAACCTTCGCCATCGGCGTTGCCGACCAGTTTCTTCCCCATGACGAGGGCTACGGCCCCCGACCCGTACCCGTATGCGAAGGTGATCCCGCGTTTGCCTGGCATCTTGTCGAGTCTCTGGTCTTGAAAGAGGCCTTCGATATCGCGATCGTCAGCGATATGACCGTGGATCATGGATTGACCGTCCCGCTCTCTCTGATGTTCGGCCAGCCCGACGCCTGGCCGTGTCGCATCATTCCGCTGTGCGTCAACGTGATCCAGTACCCGCAGCCTACCGCCAGGCGGTGTCTGGAACTCGGCAAGGCACTTCGCCGCGCGATCGATTCTTATGGGGAAAAGGATCTGAAGATCGCCGTGTTCGGGACGGGAGGAATGTCGCACCAGTTGCAGGGAGAGCGGGCTGGATTGATCAACGCTGATTACGATCGCGAATGGCTGGAAAAGATGGAGTCGTCACCCGAGGCGCTGGCAGAGGTCGGGCACTCGGAATTGCTGCGCGAAGCCGGCTCCGAAGGTTTGGAAATCATCATGTGGTTGGTCATGCGAGGCGCGCTGGATCGAGAGGTGCGGAGGATCCACCGCTTCTACCACGTCCCAGCATCAAACACGGCCTATGGGCTTCTGGTGCTGGAGAATGCATGA
- the ligA gene encoding protocatechuate 4,5-dioxygenase subunit alpha has product MRRSEERDYDDIPGTYVFDGIRCREGFRLNMFCKSLDRAGNRDAFRIDPQGYLASFQLSDPQRLAVVERDWLAMLRFGGNIYYTFKLAIFDGLTMQHVGAAMSEEPMSVEEFRAMMMSGGRTVTGNRSKRERKHG; this is encoded by the coding sequence ATGCGTCGAAGCGAAGAGCGTGATTACGATGACATCCCGGGCACTTATGTTTTCGACGGGATACGCTGCCGCGAGGGTTTCAGGTTGAACATGTTTTGCAAGTCGCTGGACAGGGCGGGGAACCGTGACGCTTTTCGCATCGATCCGCAGGGTTACCTTGCCTCCTTTCAGCTCAGCGACCCGCAAAGGTTGGCGGTCGTCGAGCGCGACTGGCTCGCCATGTTGCGGTTTGGCGGCAATATTTACTACACCTTCAAGCTTGCCATCTTTGATGGATTGACGATGCAGCACGTGGGCGCAGCGATGTCAGAAGAGCCAATGAGCGTGGAGGAATTTCGAGCCATGATGATGTCCGGTGGCCGTACGGTGACCGGTAATCGCAGCAAGCGGGAGCGGAAGCATGGCTAA